A section of the Oncorhynchus nerka isolate Pitt River linkage group LG3, Oner_Uvic_2.0, whole genome shotgun sequence genome encodes:
- the LOC115109893 gene encoding SH3 domain-binding protein 4-like, with translation MAAHRIRATNNIALPRCKSEGTLIDLSDGVSESNCLTDVKVPSPSALRLDATASFGTAREVIAIKDYCPSSFTTLKFSKGEHLFVLDTSGGEWWYAHNSTEMGYIPAAYVQPINYRDSSFSDSGMIDSLGDCSVEEGAKELDLLEDWTGVFLKPTAPQNGNPFAPHHQPLSRSATNPFLNGALQGSLDQNSNENSKSVDLLLFDTAPSVPPNSTSSTVNINGFGSDIFDLNHISPSLGVGQTLRRDNPFFRSKRSYSLSELSILQAQNDAPKASSSFFGGLKAPAPEQFQSREDFREAWLNHRKQARSCHDLDSLGQNPGWGQTQPVETNIVCRLDSSGGAVQLPDTSISIHIPEGHVAPGDTQQISMKALLDPPLELNNDRCTTVSPVVEIKLSNMETKTTVTLEMNVSVVVKKDSRQTTEVMCVRSDCKEGPYTPIPQAYMYGDTVQVCLDYLEPCMYVSVVAQAQSVAPGTTVWDNVVKKVTLGVYGPKHIHPSFKTVVAIFGHDCAPKTLLVSEVGRQAHSAPPVALQLWGKHQFVLARPQDLRVGVYSNMANYEVKDSEQARVVRGFQVKLGKVSRLVYMIASRTADDVSDFTLRVQVKDDQDCILAQFCVQTPTPPPKTGPRTSAQRRFLKKKEVGKIVLSPLAITNKYPVFHDQRIHNLKFGKFIKTVIRQTKNQYLLEYKKGDYVALLSEEKIKLKGQLWTKEWYIGYYHGRTGLVHAKNVLVVGKVKPIYFSGAELTTTLLLEQILKPSKFLTYIYASVRTILMENVGSWRAFADALGYVNLPLTHFCRTEPDSEPERVASVLEKLKEDCNNAEGKERKSFQKELMTALLKMDCQGLVARLVMDFVLLTTAVEVAGRWRELAERLAKVSRLQMDAYEAPHRNKNGVVDNEAMWKPAYDFLLTWAAQIGDSYRDVIQELHMGLDKMKSPITKRWKHLTGTLILVNCLDMLRSSAFSSASQDDCAI, from the exons ATGGCCGCCCATCGAATCAGGGCGACCAACAACATTGCACTGCCACGCTGCAAGTCAGAGGGGACACTCATTGATCTCAGTGATGGAGTCTCTGAATCTAACTGCCTCACAGATGTCAAAG tGCCTTCTCCCAGTGCCTTAAGACTGGACGCCACTGCCTCCTTTGGCACTGCCAGGGAAGTCATTGCAATTAAGGATTACTGTCCCTCCAGCTTTACCACCCTCAAGTTCTCCAAGGGAGAACATCTCTTTGTGCTGGACACATCGGGTGGAGAGTGGTGGTACGCCCACAACAGCACTGAGATGGGTTACATCCCTGCAGCATACGTCCAACCCATCAACTACCGGGACTCCTCATTCAGTGACAGCGGTATGATCGACAGCCTAGGAGACTGCTCTGTTGAGGAGGGAGCCAAGGAGCTGGACCTCCTTGAAGATTGGACCGGGGTGTTCCTGAAACCCACTGCCCCCCAAAACGGGAACCCCTTTGCCCCCCATCACCAGCCCCTTAGTCGTAGCGCCACCAACCCTTTCCTCAATGGAGCCCTTCAGGGTTCGCTGGATCAGAACAGTAATGAAAACAGTAAGTCAGTGGATCTTCTTCTTTTTGACACAGCACCCTCTGTCCCACCAAACTCCACCAGCAGCACTGTCAACATCAATGGCTTTGGCAGTGACATCTTTGATCTGAACCACATCAGCCCCAGCCTGGGAGTGGGCCAGACCTTACGCAGGGACAACCCATTCTTCAGGAGCAAGCGATCCTATAGTCTCTCAGAACTTTCCATCCTGCAGGCTCAGAATGACGCCCCAAAGGCATCCTCCAGTTTCTTTGGAGGCCTGAAAGCACCTGCGCCTGAGCAGTTCCAGAGCCGAGAGGATTTCCGGGAAGCATGGCTCAATCATCGTAAGCAAGCCAGGTCCTGCCATGACCTGGACTCCTTGGGCCAGAACCCAGGCTGGGGCCAAACGCAGCCGGTAGAGACCAACATTGTCTGCCGTCTAGACAGTTCTGGAGGAGCTGTACAGCTTCCAGACACCAGCATCAGCATTCACATCCCCGAGGGCCACGTGGCCCCTGGAGACACCCAGCAGATCTCCATGAAGGCCCTGCTGGACCCGCCTCTGGAACTCAACAATGACCGCTGCACCACTGTGAGCCCCGTTGTGGAGATCAAACTCAGCAACATGGAGACCAAAACCACAGTCACCCTTGAGATGAACGTGTCAGTTGTGGTGAAGAAGGACAGCAGACAGACGACAGAGGTCATGTGTGTGAGGAGTGACTGCAAGGAGGGCCCCTACACTCCAATCCCACAGGCGTACATGTATGGGGACACCGTCCAGGTCTGTCTGGATTACCTTGAACCCTGCATGTATGTGTCTGTTGTGGCCCAGGCACAGTCGGTTGCTCCAGGCACCACAGTTTGGGATAACGTGGTGAAAAAGGTCACCCTGGGCGTCTATGGGCCTAAGCACATTCACCCATCCTTTAAGACTGTGGTGGCTATCTTCGGCCATGACTGTGCCCCAAAGACATTACTGGTGAGTGAGGTGGGGAGGCAGGCCCACTCTGCTCCTCCAGTGGCCCTTCAGCTCTGGGGGAAGCACCAGTTTGTCCTGGCTAGACCACAGGATCTTCGGGTCGGGGTTTACTCCAATATGGCCAACTATGAGGTCAAGGACAGTGAGCAGGCCAGGGTGGTCAGGGGGTTCCAGGTCAAACTGGGAAAGGTTAGCCGGCTTGTCTATATGATTGCCTCACGCACTGCTGACGATGTCTCAGATTTCACATTGCGGGTCCAGGTCAAGGATGACCAGGACTGTATTCTCGCCCAGTTCTGCGTTCAAACACCAACACCTCCACCTAAGACTGGTCCACGGACGTCTGCGCAGAGACGCTTCCTGAAGAAGAAGGAAGTAGGGAAAATTGTTTTGTCCCCTCTGGCCATCACTAACAAGTACCCTGTGTTCCATGACCAACGAATCCACAACCTGAAGTTTGGTAAATTTATCAAAACAGTCATCCGTCAGACCAAGAACCAATACTTACTGGAGTACAAAAAGGGGGATTACGTTGCCCTTCTGAGCGAGGAGAAAATCAAACTGAAAGGACAGTTGTGGACTAAAGAATGGTACATTGGTTACTATCATGGTAGGACAGGACTTGTCCATGCAAAAAATGTTCTGGTGGTGGGGAAAGTGAAGCCCATATACTTCAGCGGTGCTGAACTTACCACTACACTCTTACTGGAGCAGATACTTAAGCCCAGCAAGTTCCTGACGTACATCTATGCCTCTGTAAGGACTATACTGATGGAGAACGTAGGAAGCTGGAGGGCGTTTGCTGATGCCCTGGGTTACGTCAACCTACCACTGACACATTTCTGCCGTACAGAGCCTGACAGTGAGCCTGAGAGGGTGGCATCTGTTCTGGAGAAGCTGAAGGAGGACTGCAACAAtgcagagggaaaggagaggaagtCCTTCCAGAAGGAACTGATGACT GCATTGCTGAAGATGGACTGCCAGGGCCTGGTGGCCAGGCTGGTGATGGACTTTGTCCTGCTGACCACAGCAGTGGAGGTGGCCGGTCGATGGAGGGAGCTGGCTGAGAGGTTAGCCAAGGTGTCCCGTCTGCAGATGGATGCATATGAGGCACCCCACAGAAACAAGAATGGAGTAGTGGACAATGAG GCCATGTGGAAGCCAGCCTATGACTTCCTGCTGACGTGGGCGGCCCAAATCGGGGACAGCTACCGGGACGTGATCCAGGAGCTGCACATGGGCCTAGACAAGATGAAGAGCCCCATCACCAAGCGCTGGAAACACCTGACGGGCACGCTCATCCTCGTCAACTGCTTGGATATGCTCCGGAGCTCCGCCTTCAGCTCCGCCTCTCAGGACGACTGTGCCATCTAG